A portion of the Glandiceps talaboti chromosome 13, keGlaTala1.1, whole genome shotgun sequence genome contains these proteins:
- the LOC144444939 gene encoding caspase-8-like: MRWQTTVGLPTIKWAGDGSIDLGDREGTEADTERLMSTFKELKFNVLVYKDMTSYDMKKVLQVAAMQDHSAYDSIVVFILSHGGPNDVVYGCNGVSVRIKDLMSLFTSNKCPTLKSKPKMFFIQACRQPGTGEEHPYWGLDSPSISFGNKQIPDAAPVENTTSYDWADFLVGHSTFPGCQSFRDPNPAKGSYYITKLVQSLIKYHTEHHLLDILLIVNNEVATESDIQIPAPTFSLTKKVYLL, from the exons ATGCGTTGGCAAACTACCGTGGGTTTGCCAACTATAAAATGGGCTGGAGATGGCAGTATTGATTTAGGCGATCGAGAAGGCACTGAAGCTGACACAG AAAGACTGATGTCAACCTTCAAAGAGCTGAAATTCAACGTTTTGGTGTACAAAGACATGACAAGTTATGACATGAAGAAAGTTCTACAGGTTGCCGCTATGCAGGACCATTCAGCATATGATAGCATCGTCGTTTTCATCCTTTCACATGGTGGACCTAATGATGTGGTTTACGGTTGCAACGGTGTTAGCGTTCGTATAAAGGATCTTATGTCTCTATTTACTTCAAATAAATGCCCAACATTGAAAAGTAAACCTAAGATGTTTTTCATCCAGGCTTGCCGTCAGCCTGGGACTGGGGAAGAGCATCCATATTGGGGTTTAGATTCGCCGTCCATAAGCTTTGGGAATAAACAAATCCCTGACGCTGCTCCAGTTGAGAACACAACATCATACGATTGGGCTGACTTCTTGGTTGGTCACTCTACTTTCCCTGGTTGTCAATCATTTCGAGATCCTAACCCTGCTAAGGGTTCGTATTACATCACAAAGTTGGTTCAGTCTCTGATAAAGTACCATACTGAGCATCATCTCTTGGACATCTTACTCATTGTCAATAACGAAGTTGCTACAGAGAGCGATATACAGATTCCAGCACCTACATTTTCTTTGACAAAGAAGGTGTACTTATTGTGA